The Azospirillum sp. TSA2s region GAGCCCGATCCCCATTACCGCCACCGCTTCCCGGCCGAGCTGATCGCGCATGCGGTTTGGCTCTACCATACATTCCCGCTCAGCTTTCGGGATGTCGAACTGCTCCTGGCCGACCGCGGCGTTGAGGTTTCCTATGAAACGGTGCGGCGCTGGTGCCGCAAGTTCGCCCAGACCTTTGCCAACCGGCTGCGCCGCCGGCGCCCACAGCCCGGTGACCGCTGGCACTTGGACGAGGTCTTCATCAAGATCCATGGTGTCCAGCACTACCTCTGGCGCGCGGTCGATCAGGAGGGTGTGGTGCTCGACATCCTGGTGCAGAACCGGCGCAACACCAAGGCGGCCAAGCGCTTCTTCAGGAAGCTGTTGACGGGGTTGCGCTACGTGCCCCGCGTCGTCGTAACCGACAAGCTGAAGTCGTACGCCGCCGCCAAAGGGAAGATCATCCCCGGCGTGGAGCACCGGCAAAGCCGGTATCTCAACAATCGCGCTGAGAACTCGCACCAGCCGACCCGGCTGCGTGAGCGACGGATGAAGCGCTTCACGTCACCCCGGCAGGCCCAGCAGTTTCTCTCCGCCCATGGCCCCATTCACCAGCATTCCCACCCGCGCCGGCACCTTATGACGGCCGCCGAATATCGGGCCTATCGAGCCAACGC contains the following coding sequences:
- a CDS encoding IS6 family transposase, whose amino-acid sequence is MRREPDPHYRHRFPAELIAHAVWLYHTFPLSFRDVELLLADRGVEVSYETVRRWCRKFAQTFANRLRRRRPQPGDRWHLDEVFIKIHGVQHYLWRAVDQEGVVLDILVQNRRNTKAAKRFFRKLLTGLRYVPRVVVTDKLKSYAAAKGKIIPGVEHRQSRYLNNRAENSHQPTRLRERRMKRFTSPRQAQQFLSAHGPIHQHSHPRRHLMTAAEYRAYRANAFAVWQQETCVRKMA